The Halorussus salinus genome contains a region encoding:
- a CDS encoding BGTF surface domain-containing protein — MIVAASVSPPVIAGSTSETPNQASLSVPTGSFSETVVRGTRGEKINISAAADSQATLNLGSPENGFWVQMNFSGSTEVTLDTYQTNIDDIVSGGQIEQTARRQFGRPLAATTYDMNITINGREVARGKFIIEPYGESKFVDDIDTWIAPASNGMKDVERPSELSNAIPIDAGENATVPQGRWVAFRVNTSGFNDGFLRSGANASDLFSATFTEVNPDINKQPHTFDSSEVRTFESVQQEDALYLFVNTGRHGINAGSTYRVNVSAKGNSPFIEYPESITTNFTVIEPQVNVEYSSNPMVVNSTATLRGTTTLLPGETINVTAKYDGVPPILETKETEVRMNQTFAVTFDLSNVRRGDRVIFTLPDQKKSYKAVRAWDVRLNYTGDSINLQEDAKIAGEAKLEPGSQFEVQAKYKEGATRFTKTKQVVVTQTGEFAVNFDLSDASPKGNLSIRIPEYNKTVPAVLTETPPTITTISTVSTPTTTTTTQTTTKTTATTQTPTTTTKDVITQRAINESLTQRPKESGQSIPGFTAMSSLVGLLSVLLLMLRRA; from the coding sequence ATGATTGTTGCTGCCTCGGTATCTCCTCCTGTTATAGCTGGATCGACGAGTGAAACTCCTAATCAAGCTTCTCTGAGTGTGCCAACTGGAAGTTTCTCCGAGACGGTAGTTCGGGGTACCCGTGGAGAAAAAATTAACATTTCGGCGGCAGCTGACTCTCAGGCCACATTGAATCTTGGGTCGCCTGAGAACGGATTCTGGGTGCAGATGAATTTTAGTGGATCTACCGAAGTCACTCTTGACACGTACCAGACAAATATAGATGATATAGTCTCAGGTGGCCAAATTGAACAGACTGCCCGCCGTCAGTTTGGCAGACCACTTGCGGCGACGACGTACGATATGAATATTACTATTAATGGGCGTGAGGTCGCCCGCGGGAAGTTTATTATCGAACCATATGGAGAGTCGAAATTTGTTGATGACATTGATACGTGGATTGCTCCGGCCTCGAATGGAATGAAAGACGTAGAACGGCCGAGTGAGTTGTCGAATGCTATTCCTATTGATGCCGGTGAAAACGCGACTGTGCCACAGGGTCGGTGGGTGGCATTTCGGGTAAATACCTCTGGGTTCAATGATGGTTTCCTTCGGAGTGGTGCGAATGCCTCAGATCTATTCTCAGCGACGTTCACCGAGGTGAATCCAGATATAAATAAGCAGCCTCATACATTCGATTCGAGCGAGGTTAGGACGTTTGAGAGTGTCCAGCAGGAGGATGCGCTGTATCTCTTTGTGAATACTGGTCGTCATGGGATTAATGCTGGCTCGACTTATCGAGTGAACGTGAGCGCCAAGGGGAATTCTCCTTTTATTGAGTACCCTGAATCAATCACGACTAACTTCACAGTAATTGAGCCACAGGTAAACGTTGAATACTCAAGTAATCCGATGGTTGTTAATTCAACAGCAACCCTTCGGGGGACGACGACACTCCTTCCGGGCGAGACAATTAATGTCACTGCAAAATACGATGGTGTCCCACCAATCCTTGAGACGAAAGAAACTGAAGTGCGAATGAATCAAACGTTTGCCGTCACGTTCGACCTGAGTAACGTACGGCGTGGTGATAGGGTCATATTCACGCTTCCGGACCAAAAGAAATCCTATAAGGCTGTCCGAGCGTGGGACGTGCGACTCAACTATACTGGCGACAGTATCAATCTCCAGGAGGACGCGAAGATTGCGGGTGAAGCTAAACTAGAACCGGGATCTCAATTCGAGGTGCAAGCGAAGTACAAAGAAGGGGCTACGCGGTTCACGAAAACGAAACAGGTTGTGGTGACGCAGACTGGTGAGTTCGCCGTCAACTTCGATCTCAGTGACGCTTCACCGAAGGGCAACCTCTCAATTCGGATTCCGGAGTACAACAAGACGGTACCCGCAGTTCTCACTGAAACACCGCCGACAATCACGACGATTAGCACCGTCTCAACACCAACTACAACAACGACGACCCAGACCACAACTAAGACCACGGCCACTACTCAGACACCGACTACTACGACAAAAGACGTGATTACTCAGCGGGCGATAAATGAATCGCTCACGCAACGGCCAAAAGAATCCGGCCAGAGTATCCCCGGGTTCACAGCTATGAGTTCACTGGTGGGACTGTTGAGTGTACTACTCCTTATGCTGCGCCGTGCGTAG